GAGAGTAGCTTGGTCTGTGTTGTGTTCTGAACATCATTTGAACCATTTGGCATGCATAACGACTTGGACTAGatcattatatatgttaattattgCATTGCTTTGTTATTAGACTTCCCAAAAATGTATTTTTGTGTGGCTATTGGAATCACTTTACTGCCTATCTATTCCTCGCGTACAGCCTCGACTGTTCCCCACCCATATCTTAGAGCTATTTGGATAAAAAACCACAGAATTTTGAGACAATGCCTGTTTTATACTCTAATATGTGTTTCAAATGTCCTGTTGACGAAAGGTATATATAGAAAGTGATAATATAAAACTACTTCTTTTTTTATCGTGGGCTTTATTAGGACATAATGATAAAAATACATGTCCATATTTGGAACTGCTGAATAAGGGATAGAAAGAGGTTCAATTGTGCCAGTTTGTCTGTAATGCAATTAGGTAAATTCAAgagtttgaaaatttgaaattatagaaGTAACTACTAATGTTTGTCAGtttagttattattttaaaccaAAGCAATAGCTCTCAGAGTGACTTTTAGATTTCTATGTGATGTTAGTTTTATGTTTACTATTTATTGCAAGCCCAATGCACGAAAGGACCATGGTCCTCCCTTTCCCCTATTTAACATATGATCAATTATATACCTTGCTATGAAACTTTGCATATACTAGTTTGCCTTGGTGTATGTTTTCACTTAAATACTCATTAACACTTGTTACCTGAAAAACTGCTTTAATTGTTTACCTCTTTTATTCTCTTTGCTGCTAAAATTATCAACTTCCTCCAGCATCCTTCTGGCTTGTTCCAGTATTTATATAACCGTCATCAGTacaatttaacatatatttgaacaatgCAGTATAATATTCCGCGAGAAAAAGTTGATCAAGTTAATCCAAATAGGCCGACAAATCCTCTGCCAGTACAGGAACCAAAACAATTGCCCCCAAGAATTGTTGCCAGTCAACCACCTCCATCTAGCTTGGCAACCACAGATATCCTTGGCAGTTCAGCATAGGCAATAGTCAGCACTCAGCAGTTCTAATACTCTGATTTTACCGTGTACTTTAATGTCACATATCATCTTTATTAGTGTTAAGGGACCTCTTTGTCGGAGGGAAGTTTCATCTTGGCCTGCTTAGCTTCTTTGGCTTTAAAATCAGTAATCGTAAGGTTGCCTCTTGCAGTATATCTGGTGTCGTAGGAAATTTTTGTACAACTAATTTAGAATCTTACAAACCTGTTGTACTTTGGTAAAATGGTGGTGCAAAGCGAATTGAAAGATTGTGTGTGTATTTTCTTTAAATTCATTGATATTGGGTCAAGCTGTTTTCGCACCAAGAATGACGCTGAAGAGTGGATTGGGATCCTTTAATTAGATATTTTGGACTTAAATTACATCATGAACTAAATTCAAAAATGATGAGAAAAGTAGAAAACTTATAACCAAGAAACGATAGTAGACAAACAAAGTATTTCATCATACCTAAAGATTGGATAATATCAAAAAACTTAATACCTATGATCACTTAAAGAAGCAACTTCATTAACGAAGAAATTTAGTGCtatcgggtcgggttcgggttgtgTCTGATATTACCAATAAATAGACGAATTTACTATAAACCCCACCATAAGTCATAAATAAAATTGCATACATGCATGTAGAAAGATACAACAACGACACGCATAGCATTTCAAACACATGTATAGAAGAGAGATTGAGAAATTACCTATAGAAGATGAAACATGGTTGTTAGCTTCCAAATGAGAAGATGAAACTGATGATTCTTACCATCAGACTCTAATTTTGTAAGAAAGGAAAATGGGAACCCAAATCTTCAAAAAGGTTCTTAGAAAATTGGCTTCAACATACAATATATGTTCATTATCATTAATTTggctttaaatattaaaaaagaagaagaagatgaccACGACTACTGCCGCGCTAGTTTGCAATTGTGCACAATTGGAGTCTTTTCAAGTGCAGGCTggattatataattcaaatgaTCCACAATACGTCGTTTTTAAGACTTAGACATGTTATGATTAATGAATCAATATGAGACACGATCCAAAACCCGACCCAACTCGATCCAATACACAACCCGATATATTGAGACAAAATTCGAAAGTAATCGGAAAATCACCCGATTAACATGAAATTAGAATCTCATTTCTAagaacttcaattttcaattttattcaattttaagtgattttaacttGATCCGAAATccacccgattgctgacacgaacacgattAACCGAAATTTGGCACCCCTTAGTGGCCCCATAAATGAATACAAATACTGTATATACTATGATTTATAAATGCTGACCACTGTAAGTGAACAAAGGTGGTAATGCGCATGTTATCATTTTAAAGGGGACTATCACCAACCTCACTATTAAATGATTCAAGCGCCTATCTATATACATAATTTCCACACTTACAAGTCAAATTTGGATCTTCTTCCCACCATTCTCATTCACATATATTGCTTTTCATCTTTGTTTTCATCTGCTCTCCAAAATGAGCTGATTTTCATATTTTGCTGATTGGAGTTTTTCTATCTGCACGACATGAGTTGTAGCTGTTTCGGTGCCTCGGCCTTAAACAGGAAAGATAATGGTGGTGCTGATTCAGGGGACTTTGAAGGTAAGTACTTCTCCTTATAAGGAATGATCATGAGATGATGGaattttatttgaatgatttgaaacaaaataggtGGACATCTTTCGGTATTCTAAATCATTCAACTTGCTACTAGTTACTGAATGAGTAGGCAATTGCATGTTCTTTTAGTCCCTTGTGGTTTCTCAGACCTCAGTGTATGGTGGATGATGAGAAATATTTTAGTTGCTTTCAGCTGTTAATTTCATTTGATTTTGGTTATTGATATGTTTCCTAGGGCATAGGCTTGGAAATATAAAAACTTTTTCATACAAACAATTAAGGACAGCAACGGATTATTTTCACCCAAGAAATAAGATCGGAAGAGGTGGCTACGGAACTGTGTATAAGGTATCCAGTCTTACCGGCATTCTTGCCTCTTTATGTCGTAGATGCTCTATGGTTTGAATAATTAAGGTTGCGTTTActtgaatggaatggaatggagggagaatggaatgaaatttgtaccCTAAATTGGGGGTGATGGGTgaaaatgtttataattttcatttttttgatcATTCCATTCCAACTATTTTCTTCATCATATTTCTCTACAATCTTCATCATAAGAAATTTAGACTCACTCATGTTTGTCAACTATTGTCTCATTCTTTATTCTTTCTTCATAAAACTTCGTTATAATCTTTAATTCCATTATCtcctcatttcattccatccaaATAAACGCAGCCCAATGGAACATTTCCTTTCTTTAATGTTCTGAATAGAATAATGGAATGTTTAGTAGTTCACTCAAGAAATTTAGTTGTAAGAGATTGCTATGGCTGTCTTCACAGTAAGAAGTAAAATAATATGCCAAGATACAAAATCTGCCTTATGGGTTTAAATATATAAACCATTAAGGTAATCAAATGTGTACTTCTGTGTCATACTAAAGTTGCAAGTGGAATCTTGATGAAAGGGAAACTGAGATTTTTGGTAAATGTATTCCAATCTGCAGTAACAGCAGTCATTTGTTATTCTTGTTTCCAATATTTTGGTTcctttataataattttgtgtTGCTATTATGTAGGGTATCCTCGACGGGATAGAGGTAGCTGTGAAAACACTTTCTGCACAATCCAATCAGGGAGTGCGCGAATTTTTGACTGAAATTGACATCATAACAAATGTCAGGCACACAAACCTTGTTCAGTTAATTGGATGTTGTGTTCAGGGAACAAACCGAATTTTAGTATACGAGTTTTTGGAAAATAAAAGCCTTGATACTGCTTTATTAGGTACTTGCCAACCTGGTTAACGTTTTATATGATCTTGCTACTATCTTTACATCTCCTTATGAACATAATACTCGCTGTGTAATTATTACGGCTGTAGGTTCACAGGTTAAAGACACTAAACTGGACTGGGAACGACGTTCTGCTATTTGTAAGGGCACTGCCAGGGGTCTTGCTTATCTTCACGAAGAAGTTGTGCCACCTATAGTACATAGAGACATTAAAGCTAGCAATATACTGCTCGATAAAGACTTCATACCAAAAATTGGTGACTTTGGATTGGCTAAACTTTTTCCAGACAACATCAGTCATATCAGTACAAGAATAGCAGGAACCACGTATGTTTTCAATTGTAATATCTTATTAACATATTGCTGATCCTAATGCAGGTTAAAAATCTGAACTTACTGGTGCACATTCATTTACTGTAGTGACTACAACTGTGAATTTCGCAAATTGTGTCAAAATTGCTAGTAAACTATAATCACACTATTGTTATATGTTACAAAAAGCCTTTTCTAAAATTAGAATAACTATAGCTATACTATGATAGACCTTTTACTGTATCAAATTTGTGTCAAAATGGCTATGGTAGATCCAACAAGTTATGCATGTTGAGATCACAGTTGTTTATGGTTTCTCTGGAGTAAGTAAAGGGTGATTTCATAGGCTGCTTTGCACATCTAGGTTGCGTTCACTTCACTGGAATTTTCACCGGAGTGGGAAGAATTTTGGCAGGATGGGATAATTGAATTTTGGCAGGATGGGATAATGATTCATGACGGAACGAAAATTGAGGTTGTTTGGTTGGGCCATTCCTTCCCATTCCTCACCATTTCATTCCTTATAGTATTCCATTCCTGCCTAATTTAATTCCTTCCATTTGAACGCAACCTTTTAGTTTTAAACCAAGTAGCGATTGGTCTGCATTTATTTGTTCTTCTGTCtcttttcttcatcttcaaagaCAATATGCTTTTGTGCTTAGAAACTGCTTCTTCCCTTATGttagttgaaaataatttctggttaaagttgaaaatgtatagttctccacttttctttttgCCATTATGAAATTATAAGATGAACGTCATTCATTCTATGTTTTTGTTCCATCAGCGGTTACTTGGCACCAGAATATGTTTTGGGTGGTCAGCTGACGAAGAAGGCAGATGTCTACAGCTTCGGGGTTCTCATACTTGAGATAGTAAGTGGCAGAAGTAGTGGAAAAGCAAATTTAGCTACTGGCACGCAGAAACTTCTGATAGAATGGGTAacttagtttcttcattagCCGAAAATATCACtttcagttttgctgataagaAAGTGCTACGTGTTTGTACTCTGCTTAGAATGTAGATGCACTCTgaaaattttgcatatatatatacaaacacttGAGCAGACATTTCAAGTGTGATTTCTTATCAATGAGTATGAAAGGTTTTGATTCTCTGCATACATGTAATTGTCTAGTTTCCTTTAGACATTGTCTTTATATTTCTACTTATAGTAAtaatcgataaagtaatatccTCAGTAAATATTTCTTTTCTGGTCCCAACATAATACAGACAGTGTATTTTTACtctcgataaagtaataaactcgataaaataatattctacGTTGGTCCTAACATTATTACTAACGATGGTATGGTTTGACAGGCGTGGCAGCTCTACGAAGAAGATCGACTCTCAGAAATGGTGGATCCTGCTCTGGAAGGATGCCCTGAAGAAGAACTTGCAAGGTACATTAAAATAGCATTTTTCTGCACACAAGCAACAGCCAGCAGGAGGCCAACAATGAGCCAAGTTGTTGACATGCTCGCAAAGAACCATACGCTAAACGAGAAGGAACTGGTGGCCCCTGGTTTTTCTCAAGATACAACTACTCGTTCATCTACAACTAAAAAGATACCTTCTACATCAACAAGCACACAGATGAGCTCTGTCCCACTCTCTGTCACTCAGCTCATTCCTAGATAAAACTCAAGTCAACTTCAGCTTGTCAAAATGTTAGGGATGCCTTTAAAGCCACAACAGCAATGTAGGAAGCATCATTCTATAAAAATTCACTTTTTTCCGTAGAAAGAGGCACATAGATATACTTCCTCCTGATATTTACAAATGAGTTGAGCACCGGGATTAAGAAAAAATGTACAAATCAGTGAGGgggaaaaatgaaaaatgagtTATGGTAGAATTTATTGATATCTGATGTAGAAAGTAAGTACTACGGAACAAAATATtcgatataattaaattttatattataaaatttttaatatacatgataattttgaaatataaatacttcagaattacaatttcaaaataattacaagtaAATGGTAGATATCAAGTTAAAATGCTGTTAATGTTACTGTACAGGAAGTGAAGCGCAGGAAATATGGATTATTAGCATTTATATGTTCACTTTTTATAGTTTCAAACCTCTTTTAGTGTAAAAATACAGAGTAATCTCAAAGACACGAAACTTACTACCAGTATTCTAAAATCCCGGCCGTGTCCAGGCGCTAAATAGGTTGCACTTCAAAAATGAAATAAgctttatttatttcttataaTAATGGCCTAACCATTAGAATAGGAAAAGAATTTGCTACAACAACAAAGGCCGACCacaataaacaaaaacaataataataataatgacacGAAAATTAATGCAGAATGGTTCTAAATACTGACTCCAGCATATACAACTGTAGAACTCACAGTACAAcagaaaaatgtatataaatccAAAAGCAAAGAGCTGTACTAATACCAGCAAAACAGATTTAAAACTTAAAGAGTTTAGCAGAAGCACCTAATTCTCATCTTCCGTAACTGACAACCATATGCAGAGGCAGGCTTGGTATAGCAAATCAAGCAATAGGATGGTTGGGAATAGCATGAGGCTTAATGATCTAGCTAGCAGGCTATACATCGGCTGCAGCAGGAGGTTCTTGGGTAGAGGCATCTTTCGCTGGTGCAGATTCAACTTCAGCAGCAGTATCTTTTGCGTTTTTCACATTTTCCCCATCTTTACCATCTTTGGCATCCTTCACGGGAACTGGTGGAGGTGGTGCCATGTGAGGTGGGGGTGTGTGCTTCAGCTTCAACAGCAAGTGACGCATTCTTGAGAGATCAGTAGGTTTCCCAGGCTTGGGGCCTTGTATAACAGTAACTGAAGGCTTCTTGTCTTGATCTTTCTTGCCTCTCTTCTTCTCAATATTCGGAACCTCACGAGGAATGATCTCTCCAATTGTTTTCCAGTACTGTTGTCCAGCCTCGTTGTGAAATTTCTCCTGGTTAGCCAAGTACACCTGCTCCAGAAGAATATGCCATATGAATTTCGTAGAGGAAGATGAAGTTCAATATAAACAAGGCAAAATCACTACAAAGCACCAATATTTTTACCTTCTCTTTCTCTCTGTTACTGTCTCGCTTAGAGTCAATCTGAAGCTTTCTTTTCTCATAAAAGGCATTCTTGAAGTCTATGGCTTCTTCAATAATTTTGTTGCGTAATTCCTTCTCCCTTTTCTCGTTTTCCTCAAGCCGGATTGCATTCTCCCTGCAGACCAAAATAAATAAGATGAAGTTGCACACTAGAAAAAGGTCATAATTATTGTCTCATATTTGCCTATGTAGCACTTTCAGTTTCAAATTtctacataatttattttagctTACTGGATCATAAACGTTTcattaaatcaaacaaaatttgtTCTGCAAATCTGACTGAGAAATTGCATTCACACCAGACTGAAGACTTCTACAAAATTCTATATGATACAAATAAGCGATAATAAACCATAGATCAAATTCAAGGTAAAGGTCCTCACTGAGTCACTGTAATAAGGAATATAGAAAAcacgatttatttttatataagagCAGCCCTCTGTAGTGGGATTTCCTAATTAAGCTTTAGACATATATGGCACACATAGTAAGAGCATTTACTTCGAGTCAAAACTAGTAAGCAGCCAGCTGATGTTTAACTGATTTAGATGCTGTTTTGTTCTTAACTAAACAGTCAAATCATTGGTCTATCGAGCTGGTGATTTTATTGATTCTTTTACTTTTGAGAATTTTGAGGCTTAATAAAATTGGCGTGTAGAGAAATCTAGAAttaattcacacacacacacacacatatatatagcaGGATAAAGATATATACACGCATACATACAGATGTAGATAAATGATAACGTAAGAGAAATAAGAATGAATTATAATAGGGTGACCCACACAGTATGAATTGAAGTGGTATTGTGAGAGAAGTCGATGTTCGTCTGCcaggacacacacacacacataatatatatatctgtgtgtgtgtattaaatGTATGTATATCTGTGGCATTGTAATCCTTTAAATTTGAGATATATAGCTAATAATACGAGGATTATAACCCTTTAAACAAACCTAGTCACAGAGAATGGAGAGGGTTTTGCACAATGATTACTTAATAAACTTAAATTCCTGAATAAAATTCGAAAAAGTAAGGGCATTTTAAAATGGCTAATTTGGGTCTTGCAATTCAACATTGTGCCAAAATTGAACGCGCCGACTGCAGATTAACCCGACAACACCCTGGCCCCAGAATTGGTCAAAATTAGAATCTTTAATAACTAAATAATTAGTTGGCAAATCACAAAACCTAGTATGAAACAGAGAGGTCATTTTCATTTGTACTCGATATAAGATATGATCAATCATTATAATCATCCATAAGCATCGGTTACGTACATAATCCTGAAGAATATAAGTGATTAGATACGAATCACAAAAAGCACAATCCAACATCACAGCCGTCAACTAAAAAGCCTACAAGAAACCCCTACTTAATTAACTTCCCAGATCTAATATTATCACCTATATACTAGTTAGATCACTAAATCCACCTTAGAAATTAAACATAATTTACGATAACAATTCCATTCCTTCCCTAAAACTTCACCGAACCATTATCAATTTATCATACATCTCAAAAccatattaaaaaaacattaattcaGCAGATGCAATCGATTCCACGTGGATCACCAAATCAAATCtaaaaaaaagattaatttaatcataaccGAACAAATCAAAAGACATCAATTTTAACAGGTTCAATCAATTCCACAAATTAAGATGAAATGAAAATCGACCTTCGCCACTCGCGAAGCGCAGCACCTTCCTCGACCATATCACCAGGAGGCGGAAGCACGGGTCCATCGGAGCTAAAAATCCCCTCAGCATCATCACCAACACCATAAGCTCCATTGGAAACAGGCACAGACGAATCGAATTGAGATGACTCGGAGAAATTAGGGTTTGGATCTGATGTGAACGAGTATGGATCGGGAGAGTGGGAAGCGTGATCTGGAGTCAAGTCCTCGTCGGGGAATGCGCCGGAGCCGAACTGCGGAGGGGGAGCGGCGGAGACGAAGTCGTCGCCGTCGATGCTGTAGGAGTCGAACGACATCGTGTTGGTGGCTTTGAGCTGCTCTCTCTCTAGATTCTTGCGGAGTGTTTGTCTCTCTAGATTTATGGGTGTTGTAGAAATGAAGTGGGTTTGACTATTTTATAAGTTTGGGATTTGCAAGGCAAATAATTTTACAGTTTTTCAAGTAGCATGCTcatgataaatattaaaatatttattaaaataatatttataatattattataaatatgaatcGTCTGTGCCTAACATGTGTACATAGACGCAAACTACACATATATGAAACTACACATATATGTGATAATATTGGTTTTGAGTAGTCGGAGATGCTCTTTCAAATTAACGTTCGGACTGCTTTATTATCGGGTCTGAGTTTCAACTCAAATAGGTTGATAATGTTGGTTTTGAGTGATCAGAGATGCTCTTTTACTAACGTTCGGATTGCTTTATTATCAGGTCGAGTTTTAACTCAAATAGATACACCGattcaaacaaaaatttaagCAAATCAACGTTAAATAGATAATTCTGTCAAAGAAAAAAGTTAAATAGATAATATTTCTTATCGAACATAACCCAACTTACATAGATAAATACTTTTGTGTCCAACCTAACCGAACTCAATAAACATAACAGGATGAAATTGGGAAAACTTCGTCTCTGAACTAATCATATACGATGAAATTGAGCATATCACTAATACAGAATCTCGATAATATGGGGAAGCTCTATTGTTTTCATTAAAAGTAAATCAATGTTTTGtaaaaattaactattaaacCTATAACTTAATTAgtgtacatacatataaatgCATTGCAAGTTGATCAAAGTAGGTAACCATGAGTTTCAGCCTAAAAGCAAGTGTTTGCTATTACAGCCAACTCTTAAGTTGAGTTTATTTGCGgcataaatacatacatattgCATAATGGAAACCAAATTTGGGTAATCGTTTCACACAACAAACTTGAATACCAGGAGCATCAAAAAGGTTTACAAGTTATGTTTTCCAAGGAATGCGAGGATCAGCTGATTTACTTGGTCAGGCAATTGCTCGGGAGCAAAATGGGTTCCTTCAGGCAAAAATGTAATCTCATAATTTGGGGCAAAATGTTTCACCTTTCCACTCCTTATGTAATCCTCTGTTCCGGGAAATTTGAGGACATAATCCTTCTCACCCATAATCAACATTGCAGGAACATCGATTCTTGGGTTCGACATGCTGAATTCTTCGGTAAAAGACCTGAAACAGAGCCACAAAACAAGATAGCAATAACAGATTATACACTTCAGTTGTAGCATAACGGATAGTCGGATACGCCTCTTGTTGAACTAAGAGGGGCAAATTTCAATCTCAGCTAAAGTATGTAATGGGGCATTGCACCTTGATGTGATGAAATAACAAAATTGTATctggaaattttattttattgtggGAAAtcgataaaaattttatttagcaaaaaaaaaaaaatcaataatattttatggCTACTGATGTGGTCATGTGGGGAGGGCCTTGGAAGACTtaacatatcaaaataaaatgtcTATCTGCAAAGACTATTAGCATATGCATGCTTATCCATTCAGTTTCTACCAGGAACAAGTACTATGAAGCATTATAACGAAGTTTAAAAAGTTGACCTCCAAACCAAACTACATATTATATCCATTGCAGGCCATT
This genomic window from Daucus carota subsp. sativus chromosome 7, DH1 v3.0, whole genome shotgun sequence contains:
- the LOC108195266 gene encoding putative serine/threonine-protein kinase isoform X2 — protein: MSCSCFGASALNRKDNGGADSGDFEGHRLGNIKTFSYKQLRTATDYFHPRNKIGRGGYGTVYKGILDGIEVAVKTLSAQSNQGVREFLTEIDIITNVRHTNLVQLIGCCVQGTNRILVYEFLENKSLDTALLGSQVKDTKLDWERRSAICKGTARGLAYLHEEVVPPIVHRDIKASNILLDKDFIPKIGDFGLAKLFPDNISHISTRIAGTTGYLAPEYVLGGQLTKKADVYSFGVLILEIAWQLYEEDRLSEMVDPALEGCPEEELARYIKIAFFCTQATASRRPTMSQVVDMLAKNHTLNEKELVAPGFSQDTTTRSSTTKKIPSTSTSTQMSSVPLSVTQLIPR
- the LOC108195266 gene encoding cold-responsive protein kinase 1 isoform X1; this encodes MSCSCFGASALNRKDNGGADSGDFEGHRLGNIKTFSYKQLRTATDYFHPRNKIGRGGYGTVYKGILDGIEVAVKTLSAQSNQGVREFLTEIDIITNVRHTNLVQLIGCCVQGTNRILVYEFLENKSLDTALLGSQVKDTKLDWERRSAICKGTARGLAYLHEEVVPPIVHRDIKASNILLDKDFIPKIGDFGLAKLFPDNISHISTRIAGTTGYLAPEYVLGGQLTKKADVYSFGVLILEIVSGRSSGKANLATGTQKLLIEWAWQLYEEDRLSEMVDPALEGCPEEELARYIKIAFFCTQATASRRPTMSQVVDMLAKNHTLNEKELVAPGFSQDTTTRSSTTKKIPSTSTSTQMSSVPLSVTQLIPR
- the LOC108195266 gene encoding cold-responsive protein kinase 1 isoform X3, which gives rise to MVVLIQGTLKGILDGIEVAVKTLSAQSNQGVREFLTEIDIITNVRHTNLVQLIGCCVQGTNRILVYEFLENKSLDTALLGSQVKDTKLDWERRSAICKGTARGLAYLHEEVVPPIVHRDIKASNILLDKDFIPKIGDFGLAKLFPDNISHISTRIAGTTGYLAPEYVLGGQLTKKADVYSFGVLILEIVSGRSSGKANLATGTQKLLIEWAWQLYEEDRLSEMVDPALEGCPEEELARYIKIAFFCTQATASRRPTMSQVVDMLAKNHTLNEKELVAPGFSQDTTTRSSTTKKIPSTSTSTQMSSVPLSVTQLIPR
- the LOC108196872 gene encoding clathrin light chain 1, with amino-acid sequence MSFDSYSIDGDDFVSAAPPPQFGSGAFPDEDLTPDHASHSPDPYSFTSDPNPNFSESSQFDSSVPVSNGAYGVGDDAEGIFSSDGPVLPPPGDMVEEGAALREWRRENAIRLEENEKREKELRNKIIEEAIDFKNAFYEKRKLQIDSKRDSNREKEKVYLANQEKFHNEAGQQYWKTIGEIIPREVPNIEKKRGKKDQDKKPSVTVIQGPKPGKPTDLSRMRHLLLKLKHTPPPHMAPPPPVPVKDAKDGKDGENVKNAKDTAAEVESAPAKDASTQEPPAAADV